In Amblyraja radiata isolate CabotCenter1 chromosome 10, sAmbRad1.1.pri, whole genome shotgun sequence, one DNA window encodes the following:
- the extl2 gene encoding exostosin-like 2 isoform X1 encodes MWGRCVMRWVLATKDGSVSVWRRFTRRLFASGTLPSYLVMAVLIVLIVGAVLTTLLPKVVESGATVVRREQDDQKIDIQNSFTIIMQSYNRTDLLLKLLNHYQAIPSLHKIIVVWNSVGIKPPKDLWDSLGPHPIPVIFKEQTVNRMRNRLEPFPELETKAVLMVDDDILISAYDLDFAYSVWQQFPDQIVGFVPRKHVTTSSGIYSYGSFELQNAAGRSGDHYSMVLIGAAFFHTVYLEKFKIQVPAVHTLIDKTQNCDDIAMNFIVAKYTGKSSGVFVKPVDMRNLEKDSNSGFNGMWHRAEHLLQRSWCLNQLAAIYGSMPLKYSNIMISQFGFPNYANHKTKS; translated from the exons ATGTGGGGCCGCTGTGTCATGAGGTGGGTTCTAGCGACCAAAGATGGTTCAGTGTCAGTGTGGAGGAG ATTTACAAGACGATTGTTTGCTAGTGGGACTCTTCCCTCGTATTTAGTGATGGCCGTTCTAATTGTCCTCATTGTGGGAGCTGTCTTGACCACGCTACTGCCTAAAGTTGTGGAAAGTGGAGCGACAGTGGTCCGTAGAGAGCAGGATGACCAGAAAATTGATATTCAGAATTCCTTCACCATTATCATGCAGTCCTACAATAGGACAGACCTACTTCTTAAACTACTGAATCATTATCAGGCCATTCCAAGTCTGCACAAAATCATAGTAGTCTGGAATAGTGTTGGAATAAAACCTCCAAAAGATCTATGGGATTCACTGGGGCCACATCCCATTCCAGTTATTTTTAAGGAGCAGACGGTGAATAGAATGCGGAACCGACTGGAGCCATTTCCCGAATTGGAAACGAAAG CCGTCTTGATGGTTGATGATGATATTTTAATTAGTGCCTACGACCTTGATTTTGCCTATTCTGTGTGGCAG caATTTCCAGATCAAATAGTGGGGTTTGTCCCTCGAAAGCATGTGACAACATCTTCAGGAATTTATAGCTATGGCAGTTTTGAGCTCCAAAATGCAGCAGGTAGAAGTGGTGACCACTACTCCATGGTGCTCATTGGAGCTGCATTTTTCCACACTGTTTACCTTGAGAAATTTAAAATCCAGGTCCCAGCTGTCCACACTTTAATAGATAAAACACAAAACTGTGATGATATTGCCATGAACTTCATAGTTGCAAAGTACACTGGGAAGTCATCAGGAGTGTTTGTGAAGCCAGTGGACATGAGGAATCTGGAAAAAGATTCCAACAGTGGTTTCAATGGGATGTGGCACCGTGCAGAGCACCTACTTCAGAGGTCATGGTGTTTGAATCAGCTGGCTGCTATCTATGGCAGCATGCCTTTGAAATATTCCAATATCATGATCTCACAGTTTGGGTTTCCCAACTATGCAAATCACAAAACAAAAAGCTGA
- the extl2 gene encoding exostosin-like 2 isoform X3: MAVLIVLIVGAVLTTLLPKVVESGATVVRREQDDQKIDIQNSFTIIMQSYNRTDLLLKLLNHYQAIPSLHKIIVVWNSVGIKPPKDLWDSLGPHPIPVIFKEQTVNRMRNRLEPFPELETKAVLMVDDDILISAYDLDFAYSVWQQFPDQIVGFVPRKHVTTSSGIYSYGSFELQNAAGRSGDHYSMVLIGAAFFHTVYLEKFKIQVPAVHTLIDKTQNCDDIAMNFIVAKYTGKSSGVFVKPVDMRNLEKDSNSGFNGMWHRAEHLLQRSWCLNQLAAIYGSMPLKYSNIMISQFGFPNYANHKTKS, from the exons ATGGCCGTTCTAATTGTCCTCATTGTGGGAGCTGTCTTGACCACGCTACTGCCTAAAGTTGTGGAAAGTGGAGCGACAGTGGTCCGTAGAGAGCAGGATGACCAGAAAATTGATATTCAGAATTCCTTCACCATTATCATGCAGTCCTACAATAGGACAGACCTACTTCTTAAACTACTGAATCATTATCAGGCCATTCCAAGTCTGCACAAAATCATAGTAGTCTGGAATAGTGTTGGAATAAAACCTCCAAAAGATCTATGGGATTCACTGGGGCCACATCCCATTCCAGTTATTTTTAAGGAGCAGACGGTGAATAGAATGCGGAACCGACTGGAGCCATTTCCCGAATTGGAAACGAAAG CCGTCTTGATGGTTGATGATGATATTTTAATTAGTGCCTACGACCTTGATTTTGCCTATTCTGTGTGGCAG caATTTCCAGATCAAATAGTGGGGTTTGTCCCTCGAAAGCATGTGACAACATCTTCAGGAATTTATAGCTATGGCAGTTTTGAGCTCCAAAATGCAGCAGGTAGAAGTGGTGACCACTACTCCATGGTGCTCATTGGAGCTGCATTTTTCCACACTGTTTACCTTGAGAAATTTAAAATCCAGGTCCCAGCTGTCCACACTTTAATAGATAAAACACAAAACTGTGATGATATTGCCATGAACTTCATAGTTGCAAAGTACACTGGGAAGTCATCAGGAGTGTTTGTGAAGCCAGTGGACATGAGGAATCTGGAAAAAGATTCCAACAGTGGTTTCAATGGGATGTGGCACCGTGCAGAGCACCTACTTCAGAGGTCATGGTGTTTGAATCAGCTGGCTGCTATCTATGGCAGCATGCCTTTGAAATATTCCAATATCATGATCTCACAGTTTGGGTTTCCCAACTATGCAAATCACAAAACAAAAAGCTGA
- the extl2 gene encoding exostosin-like 2 isoform X2, whose protein sequence is MWGRCVMRFTRRLFASGTLPSYLVMAVLIVLIVGAVLTTLLPKVVESGATVVRREQDDQKIDIQNSFTIIMQSYNRTDLLLKLLNHYQAIPSLHKIIVVWNSVGIKPPKDLWDSLGPHPIPVIFKEQTVNRMRNRLEPFPELETKAVLMVDDDILISAYDLDFAYSVWQQFPDQIVGFVPRKHVTTSSGIYSYGSFELQNAAGRSGDHYSMVLIGAAFFHTVYLEKFKIQVPAVHTLIDKTQNCDDIAMNFIVAKYTGKSSGVFVKPVDMRNLEKDSNSGFNGMWHRAEHLLQRSWCLNQLAAIYGSMPLKYSNIMISQFGFPNYANHKTKS, encoded by the exons ATGTGGGGCCGCTGTGTCATGAG ATTTACAAGACGATTGTTTGCTAGTGGGACTCTTCCCTCGTATTTAGTGATGGCCGTTCTAATTGTCCTCATTGTGGGAGCTGTCTTGACCACGCTACTGCCTAAAGTTGTGGAAAGTGGAGCGACAGTGGTCCGTAGAGAGCAGGATGACCAGAAAATTGATATTCAGAATTCCTTCACCATTATCATGCAGTCCTACAATAGGACAGACCTACTTCTTAAACTACTGAATCATTATCAGGCCATTCCAAGTCTGCACAAAATCATAGTAGTCTGGAATAGTGTTGGAATAAAACCTCCAAAAGATCTATGGGATTCACTGGGGCCACATCCCATTCCAGTTATTTTTAAGGAGCAGACGGTGAATAGAATGCGGAACCGACTGGAGCCATTTCCCGAATTGGAAACGAAAG CCGTCTTGATGGTTGATGATGATATTTTAATTAGTGCCTACGACCTTGATTTTGCCTATTCTGTGTGGCAG caATTTCCAGATCAAATAGTGGGGTTTGTCCCTCGAAAGCATGTGACAACATCTTCAGGAATTTATAGCTATGGCAGTTTTGAGCTCCAAAATGCAGCAGGTAGAAGTGGTGACCACTACTCCATGGTGCTCATTGGAGCTGCATTTTTCCACACTGTTTACCTTGAGAAATTTAAAATCCAGGTCCCAGCTGTCCACACTTTAATAGATAAAACACAAAACTGTGATGATATTGCCATGAACTTCATAGTTGCAAAGTACACTGGGAAGTCATCAGGAGTGTTTGTGAAGCCAGTGGACATGAGGAATCTGGAAAAAGATTCCAACAGTGGTTTCAATGGGATGTGGCACCGTGCAGAGCACCTACTTCAGAGGTCATGGTGTTTGAATCAGCTGGCTGCTATCTATGGCAGCATGCCTTTGAAATATTCCAATATCATGATCTCACAGTTTGGGTTTCCCAACTATGCAAATCACAAAACAAAAAGCTGA